In one Vibrio sp. VB16 genomic region, the following are encoded:
- a CDS encoding glycosyltransferase family 2 protein, which translates to MKKHTLSVIVITKNEEDRIEACLKSVVGIADELIVLDSGSTDNTVELCKKYTDHVEVTDWPGFGRQKQRALEKATCDWVLSIDADEALDETMAHALQSLLEQESIKHSAYKLPWGVTLYGKTLRYGRSARSVLRLFKRDGARYTLDEVHETVIPVAGSTGVLKGFLLHYTHRDFGHGLDKAANYAWLGSQKYQRKGRKSHGLVIALLRAIWTFFLIYVLRRGFLDGGVGFIVAMTYAQVNFNKYAGLWVLENESRVKK; encoded by the coding sequence ATGAAAAAGCACACTTTATCGGTCATCGTTATTACAAAAAATGAAGAGGACCGAATTGAAGCCTGTTTAAAGTCTGTGGTTGGTATTGCTGACGAGCTTATCGTTTTAGATAGTGGTTCAACGGACAACACAGTTGAGCTTTGTAAAAAGTATACCGATCATGTCGAGGTCACTGACTGGCCCGGTTTTGGCAGACAAAAGCAACGTGCACTTGAAAAGGCGACGTGTGATTGGGTGTTATCGATTGATGCGGATGAAGCGCTAGATGAGACGATGGCGCACGCTTTACAATCCTTACTTGAGCAAGAAAGCATTAAGCATAGCGCCTATAAACTGCCCTGGGGAGTCACCTTGTATGGCAAGACACTTCGTTACGGAAGAAGTGCCCGTTCAGTATTAAGATTATTCAAACGTGACGGTGCGAGATATACTTTGGATGAAGTGCATGAAACGGTCATTCCAGTGGCAGGAAGTACTGGTGTGCTGAAAGGGTTTTTACTGCACTATACCCATCGGGATTTTGGCCACGGTTTGGATAAAGCCGCGAATTATGCATGGCTCGGCTCGCAAAAGTATCAACGAAAAGGAAGAAAGTCGCACGGTTTAGTTATTGCGCTATTAAGAGCTATTTGGACGTTTTTCTTAATCTACGTGTTGAGAAGAGGGTTCTTAGACGGTGGTGTAGGGTTTATAGTGGCAATGACGTATGCGCAGGTTAACTTTAATAAGTATGCTGGTTTATGGGTATTGGAAAATGAGTCTCGAGTTAAAAAATAA
- the pseC gene encoding UDP-4-amino-4,6-dideoxy-N-acetyl-beta-L-altrosamine transaminase, whose translation MIPYGRQDITQQDIDAVVEVLKSDFLTQGPKVPAFEKSLTNVTGANYALAVNSATSALHIACLALELGEGDILWTSPTTFVASANCGLYCGATVDFVDIDPDTYNMCPKKLEQKLIEAKKAKCLPKVVVPVHLCGQSCDMEAIHALSIEFGFKIIEDASHAIGGRYKESVVGSCDFSDITVFSFHPVKIVTTAEGGAALTNDKTLAEKMNLFRSHGVTRDPELMEGESHGGWYYEQVELGYNYRMTELQAALGVSQMERLSVFVRERHKLADKYYQLLSGLPIVLPIQLEGTYSGLHLYVIRLKLDEISKTHLQVFNELREKGIGVNLHYIPVHTQPYYQKMGFKWGDFPESERYYQEAISLPMFHLMSEKQQSDVVTAIKGTLK comes from the coding sequence GTGATTCCATACGGTAGACAAGATATTACTCAACAGGATATCGATGCGGTTGTTGAAGTACTGAAATCGGATTTTTTAACGCAAGGACCAAAGGTTCCTGCGTTTGAAAAATCGCTGACGAATGTGACAGGTGCAAACTATGCGCTAGCGGTAAACAGTGCGACATCGGCTCTGCATATCGCGTGTTTGGCTCTCGAGCTTGGCGAAGGAGATATTCTTTGGACTTCTCCAACCACCTTTGTCGCCTCTGCAAATTGCGGACTTTATTGTGGTGCTACGGTCGATTTTGTGGATATCGATCCGGATACCTACAATATGTGTCCGAAAAAATTAGAGCAAAAGCTTATTGAAGCAAAAAAAGCGAAGTGTTTGCCTAAAGTCGTTGTCCCGGTACATTTGTGCGGGCAGTCTTGTGACATGGAGGCGATACATGCATTGTCTATAGAGTTTGGCTTTAAAATAATAGAAGATGCCTCGCATGCGATAGGTGGACGGTATAAAGAAAGTGTCGTAGGAAGTTGTGATTTTTCGGATATTACTGTATTTAGTTTTCATCCGGTAAAAATTGTAACGACCGCGGAAGGTGGTGCTGCGCTCACCAATGATAAAACCCTCGCTGAAAAGATGAATCTGTTTAGAAGCCATGGTGTGACACGGGATCCTGAACTAATGGAAGGTGAGTCTCATGGTGGTTGGTACTATGAGCAGGTAGAACTTGGCTATAATTATAGAATGACGGAGTTACAAGCGGCTTTAGGTGTTTCTCAAATGGAACGTTTAAGTGTTTTTGTTCGTGAGAGACACAAGCTCGCGGACAAGTACTATCAGCTTTTATCTGGTTTACCCATCGTGCTTCCAATCCAATTAGAAGGTACCTATTCGGGGTTGCATCTGTATGTTATTCGCCTAAAACTTGATGAGATATCTAAAACCCATCTGCAGGTATTTAACGAACTGCGAGAAAAAGGCATTGGTGTCAATCTTCACTATATCCCGGTACATACTCAACCGTACTATCAGAAAATGGGCTTTAAATGGGGCGATTTTCCTGAATCAGAGCGCTACTATCAAGAAGCGATTTCTTTGCCTATGTTCCATTTGATGTCAGAAAAACAGCAAAGTGACGTGGTTACTGCCATTAAAGGGACCCTAAAATGA
- the pseB gene encoding UDP-N-acetylglucosamine 4,6-dehydratase (inverting) → MLNNKTVLITGGTGSFGKQFIKTILERYQDVKKIIIYSRDELKQFELKQKYPHKDYPQLRFFIGDVRDRLRIIQACEGVDVIIHAAAIKQVDTAEYNPTECIRTNIDGAENVIQAALHCGVKDVVALSTDKACAPINLYGATKLASDKLFTAANNIRGSKDIKFSVVRYGNVMGSRGSVIPFFMDRKKEGLLPITHEDMTRFNISLQDGVNMVMYAIQHHIGGEIFIPKIPSYKILDIAEAIAPECKTKVVGIRPGEKLHEEMITDTDSLNTIDLGKYYVILPSVSLHYSEDEYMDHHKAEKVPFGFKYNSGTNTEWETIQGLRDLIVEHVDPNFSV, encoded by the coding sequence ATGCTAAACAATAAAACAGTACTCATCACAGGCGGAACCGGATCCTTTGGTAAACAGTTCATTAAAACCATACTGGAACGATATCAAGATGTTAAAAAAATCATTATTTATTCTCGTGATGAATTAAAGCAGTTTGAGTTGAAGCAAAAATACCCTCATAAAGATTATCCTCAACTTCGTTTCTTTATCGGTGATGTGCGTGACCGTTTACGTATAATCCAAGCCTGTGAAGGTGTTGATGTTATTATCCATGCTGCTGCTATTAAGCAAGTAGATACCGCTGAATACAACCCAACGGAATGTATACGTACCAATATTGATGGTGCAGAGAATGTAATTCAAGCGGCGCTTCATTGCGGTGTAAAAGATGTGGTTGCGTTGTCTACTGATAAAGCGTGTGCACCGATCAATCTATATGGCGCAACAAAGCTTGCTTCTGATAAATTATTTACAGCCGCAAATAATATCCGTGGTTCGAAAGACATCAAGTTCAGTGTGGTTCGTTACGGTAACGTAATGGGTTCACGAGGTTCTGTCATTCCATTTTTTATGGACAGAAAAAAAGAAGGTTTGTTACCTATCACGCATGAAGATATGACCCGTTTCAATATATCTCTTCAAGATGGTGTAAACATGGTGATGTATGCGATTCAGCATCATATTGGAGGTGAAATCTTCATTCCCAAGATCCCGTCTTACAAAATATTAGATATAGCCGAAGCGATTGCACCTGAATGCAAAACGAAGGTGGTGGGTATTCGTCCTGGTGAGAAGCTTCATGAAGAGATGATTACAGATACAGATTCTCTCAATACCATTGATCTTGGTAAGTATTATGTGATTTTACCGTCGGTTTCGCTTCACTATTCTGAAGACGAATATATGGACCATCATAAGGCCGAAAAAGTACCGTTTGGGTTTAAGTACAATTCTGGAACCAACACCGAATGGGAAACCATTCAAGGTTTACGTGACCTAATAGTAGAACATGTTGACCCTAATTTTTCAGTGTGA
- a CDS encoding glycosyltransferase family 9 protein: MALFSSAPKSLCILRLSAIGDVCHAISVVQAIQAYWPESKITWITGKIEAQLIGHLSNINVVVFDKKEGFAGMKKVWRQLSGQRFDALLHMQAAIRSSALSFGIKAKYKIGFGKNRTREGQRFFTNKHLPKTECFHVLDNFAEFARYIGVPFDTPTWTIPLSQEDIEFAQSHLTNMPTLVISPAASKDERNWLTERYAQLAEYANEQGLQIVLCGSPAPREVKLGEDIEALCQCPVKNLIGKTNLMQLTSILKQADIVLAPDTGPAHLATTQGTPVIGLYAHSNPLRTGPYNSLEYIASVYQKHVEEQQGKPIESLRWGVRAKGDNLMQDISLDMVKQSLNKVLIKLKEGSHE; encoded by the coding sequence ATGGCTCTTTTTTCTTCTGCCCCAAAATCTCTTTGTATATTAAGACTTTCTGCTATTGGCGACGTTTGTCATGCTATCTCTGTTGTTCAAGCGATTCAAGCCTACTGGCCTGAATCCAAGATCACTTGGATAACAGGGAAAATAGAAGCTCAGTTAATTGGCCATCTATCCAATATCAATGTTGTGGTATTTGATAAAAAAGAAGGCTTTGCTGGCATGAAAAAAGTTTGGCGTCAGCTTTCCGGTCAACGCTTTGACGCATTATTGCATATGCAGGCGGCGATAAGGTCAAGCGCACTTTCTTTCGGTATAAAGGCAAAATATAAAATCGGTTTTGGTAAAAATAGAACCCGAGAGGGCCAGCGGTTTTTCACGAATAAACACCTACCCAAGACAGAATGTTTCCACGTATTAGATAATTTTGCAGAGTTTGCTAGATATATAGGTGTACCATTTGACACCCCTACTTGGACGATTCCACTTAGCCAAGAAGATATCGAATTTGCACAATCTCACTTAACAAACATGCCGACACTGGTTATTTCACCGGCAGCAAGCAAAGACGAACGAAACTGGTTAACAGAGAGATATGCTCAACTGGCTGAATACGCAAATGAGCAAGGATTACAGATTGTATTGTGCGGTTCGCCTGCACCGAGAGAAGTGAAACTTGGTGAAGACATAGAGGCTTTATGCCAATGCCCTGTAAAAAACCTAATCGGCAAAACCAATTTAATGCAATTAACGTCCATACTTAAACAGGCCGATATCGTTCTTGCTCCTGACACTGGCCCTGCACATTTAGCGACCACTCAGGGAACACCTGTCATTGGGTTATACGCCCATAGCAACCCATTACGAACTGGCCCCTATAATAGCTTAGAATACATTGCTAGTGTTTATCAAAAGCATGTCGAAGAGCAACAGGGAAAACCTATCGAAAGTTTACGTTGGGGCGTAAGGGCAAAAGGAGATAACCTGATGCAAGATATTAGTCTAGATATGGTGAAACAGAGCCTAAACAAGGTACTCATCAAACTTAAGGAAGGCAGCCATGAATAA
- a CDS encoding UDP-N-acetylglucosamine 2-epimerase, which yields MTTQNRRYLMYIAQNYSYSICRPLQSEILAQGGEVRWFLEGAEVNPKYLLESETLLESIDDVRQWNPDVVFVPGNVVPRFIPGLKVDIFHGFNSGKLNRRGREDHFEIRNCFDLYCTQGPQTTGPFKVLEQQHKHFMVKETGWTMLDPLFSSPESNPYINKLDERPTVLMCSTFSRNLTCAPHLYEKIKEMSQSGKWRWLIQFHPKMSEDIVSKYKALQNDNLIFIETDNVLPLLQAADVMLCDTSSVLLMFLLQRKPVVTFRNQSPMPHLLDISDAELVERSLEDALSRPKALLGEIEKYCQFIHPYSDGHSSRRVLDAANSLLDDGSLRRKAKPFNIVRAFKMRKKLGYWKL from the coding sequence GTGACAACGCAGAACCGCCGCTATTTAATGTATATTGCTCAAAATTATTCATACTCTATTTGTAGGCCTTTGCAGTCTGAGATTCTTGCTCAAGGTGGGGAAGTCAGATGGTTTCTAGAAGGAGCAGAGGTAAACCCTAAGTACCTCTTAGAGTCAGAAACGCTTTTGGAATCAATTGATGATGTGAGGCAGTGGAATCCTGATGTTGTGTTTGTGCCTGGAAATGTCGTGCCGCGATTCATACCAGGACTTAAAGTCGATATATTTCATGGGTTTAATTCTGGGAAGTTGAATCGTCGTGGCAGAGAAGACCATTTCGAGATTCGTAACTGCTTTGATTTGTATTGTACGCAAGGACCTCAGACAACTGGGCCTTTTAAAGTACTTGAGCAACAACATAAGCATTTCATGGTCAAGGAAACGGGATGGACGATGCTAGACCCCCTTTTTTCTTCACCTGAAAGTAATCCATATATAAATAAATTGGATGAAAGGCCGACGGTTTTGATGTGTTCAACTTTTTCTCGCAATCTAACGTGTGCTCCGCATCTTTATGAGAAAATAAAAGAGATGTCGCAAAGCGGAAAGTGGCGATGGTTGATACAATTCCATCCGAAAATGTCTGAAGATATAGTGAGTAAATATAAAGCGTTACAGAATGATAATTTGATATTTATAGAGACAGACAATGTACTTCCTCTGCTACAGGCAGCTGATGTAATGCTTTGTGATACCTCTTCAGTTTTGTTAATGTTTTTATTACAAAGAAAGCCGGTGGTTACTTTTCGAAATCAATCACCTATGCCGCATTTGTTAGATATAAGTGATGCGGAACTCGTAGAAAGATCACTAGAAGACGCGTTATCTAGACCGAAAGCGTTGTTGGGCGAAATAGAGAAATATTGCCAGTTTATTCATCCCTATAGCGATGGACATTCTAGTCGACGAGTGTTGGACGCTGCGAATTCACTTTTGGATGATGGATCATTAAGACGTAAAGCCAAGCCTTTCAATATAGTGAGAGCGTTTAAGATGCGTAAAAAGCTGGGTTATTGGAAGCTTTAA
- the waaA gene encoding lipid IV(A) 3-deoxy-D-manno-octulosonic acid transferase — protein MLIRLLYTFVLFLACPFLLISLYKKKPGKPSFGVRWKEHWGITRKTNAVAPIWIHAVSVGETIAITPVIKAIKKQNPAQSIVLTTTTSTGAEQAEKLGDLVEHRYMPIDFSWCVRGFLRAVKPKQMLIVETELWPNTLHTVAKANIPITVLNARLSEKSCQRYAKFQAVFTLLASNISQILCQHESDAERFIRLGFPKETINVTGSIKFDITVPEKTVKESQALRIELNETRPIWIAASTHSGEDELLLQAHKTLLKTQPDALMLLVPRHPERFASVTELALQQGLKTVTRTNNVAVHAETQVYIGDTMGEMLVLLGSADVCFMAGSLIGEKVGGHNLLEPAALAKPLINGPSYFNFAEITKQLIENHAVVICETPDEIAEQLHQLFSDKEKSISMGQAALDVVERNRGALSNTLKYLSF, from the coding sequence ATGCTTATCCGTCTACTCTATACATTCGTTCTTTTCCTTGCCTGCCCTTTTCTTCTTATCAGTTTATATAAGAAAAAGCCGGGTAAACCGTCCTTTGGTGTTCGGTGGAAAGAGCATTGGGGAATAACGCGCAAAACCAATGCCGTCGCGCCGATCTGGATTCACGCGGTATCGGTAGGGGAAACTATTGCTATAACACCCGTAATTAAAGCGATTAAAAAGCAAAACCCAGCTCAGTCTATTGTCCTTACTACCACGACAAGCACTGGCGCTGAACAGGCCGAAAAGTTAGGTGACCTAGTTGAACATAGGTACATGCCTATTGACTTCTCTTGGTGTGTAAGAGGTTTTCTACGTGCAGTGAAACCAAAACAGATGCTCATTGTAGAAACGGAATTGTGGCCAAACACTTTGCATACCGTAGCAAAAGCAAATATCCCTATCACAGTACTAAATGCCCGCCTATCAGAAAAATCTTGCCAACGTTATGCAAAATTCCAAGCGGTGTTCACCCTATTGGCGAGCAATATTTCTCAAATTCTTTGTCAGCACGAGAGTGATGCAGAGCGATTCATACGCCTTGGTTTCCCGAAAGAAACGATTAATGTGACTGGCTCCATCAAATTCGACATCACGGTTCCAGAAAAGACGGTCAAAGAGAGTCAGGCATTAAGAATCGAGCTCAATGAAACGCGACCTATTTGGATTGCAGCCAGCACGCATTCTGGAGAGGACGAGTTATTGCTGCAAGCACATAAGACACTATTAAAAACACAACCTGATGCCCTGATGCTACTGGTTCCAAGGCACCCAGAGAGATTTGCGTCAGTAACCGAACTGGCACTGCAACAAGGGTTAAAGACAGTAACTCGAACCAACAACGTCGCTGTACACGCAGAAACTCAAGTCTATATTGGCGATACCATGGGAGAAATGCTGGTATTGCTAGGGTCAGCCGATGTCTGCTTTATGGCTGGTAGCTTAATTGGAGAGAAGGTTGGAGGGCATAACTTACTTGAACCTGCGGCGTTAGCTAAACCGCTCATTAATGGCCCAAGTTATTTTAATTTTGCAGAGATTACTAAACAGCTAATAGAAAACCATGCTGTGGTTATCTGCGAAACACCCGATGAAATTGCAGAACAACTTCATCAGCTTTTTTCAGATAAAGAGAAGTCAATATCGATGGGACAAGCGGCTCTTGATGTTGTTGAGCGTAATCGTGGCGCACTGAGCAATACGCTTAAATACCTGAGCTTTTGA
- the coaD gene encoding pantetheine-phosphate adenylyltransferase has translation MNNHVLYPGTFDPVTNGHMDIIIRAAKMFDLVTVAVAYSPSKKTMFSLEERVSMLQESVKELHNVSVEGFSGLLVDFAKQKKANLLIRGLRTTVDFEYEFGLTNMYRKLLPDLESIFLTPAEEFAFLSSTIVREVAIHGGDIDQFVPVAVAIKLKEKAEHSS, from the coding sequence ATGAATAATCACGTTCTATATCCCGGTACGTTTGATCCTGTCACTAATGGACACATGGATATCATCATTCGTGCGGCAAAGATGTTTGATCTAGTCACTGTTGCCGTGGCCTATAGCCCGAGTAAAAAAACCATGTTCTCGCTTGAAGAGCGGGTCTCCATGTTGCAAGAATCGGTTAAAGAACTCCATAATGTCTCTGTTGAAGGGTTTTCTGGCCTTCTTGTTGATTTCGCCAAACAAAAAAAAGCGAACCTACTCATTCGAGGATTAAGAACGACGGTTGATTTCGAGTACGAATTTGGCTTAACCAATATGTATCGTAAGCTATTGCCGGATCTAGAAAGTATCTTTCTTACCCCCGCGGAAGAGTTTGCATTCCTCTCCTCCACCATCGTAAGAGAAGTGGCTATTCATGGCGGAGATATAGATCAATTTGTCCCCGTTGCCGTTGCCATTAAACTAAAAGAAAAAGCAGAGCATTCTTCTTAA
- the rpmG gene encoding 50S ribosomal protein L33: MAKGIREKIKLVSSAGTGHFYTTDKNKRNMPGKFEIKKFDPVVRKHVMYKEAKIK, from the coding sequence ATGGCTAAAGGCATTCGTGAGAAAATTAAGCTAGTTTCTTCAGCTGGTACAGGACACTTCTATACCACTGATAAGAACAAACGTAACATGCCGGGCAAATTTGAGATCAAGAAATTTGATCCAGTTGTTCGTAAGCACGTTATGTACAAAGAAGCAAAAATCAAGTAA
- a CDS encoding glycosyltransferase family 4 protein: MKVLVCASYLHAWNSLRPESAIFMEMVRQGHQVTIMTQGESEHVSKLEESGIKVIDAYPKRKICLQTIKKIRTELKAGNYDVCYAFNSKTIPNAAFACIGIDVKLVVYRGTTGGLYRHDPSAYLTQLHPRVDGIVCVSDAVRQDVVKRVWKNRDNVVTIYKGHELDWYKVPATDRGSLGLKETDVVAITAAHVRPSKGISILLQASKYITAPNFHLILAGSGFEPHFQEMKDSPMSDRIHYIGHRTDIPSLMCMADFQIQPSVSGEGLPRTIIEAMANGTTSVVTTTGGGPELVVDGSTGYIVPTADAKLLGEAMNILAQDKNKCLEMGEAAKQRLQSNFTSQVTVKKHLDFFEILLNENS; encoded by the coding sequence ATGAAAGTATTAGTGTGTGCTTCTTATCTACATGCATGGAATAGTTTGCGACCAGAATCGGCCATTTTTATGGAAATGGTCCGTCAAGGTCACCAAGTGACTATTATGACTCAAGGTGAGTCTGAGCATGTGAGTAAGCTTGAAGAGAGTGGCATTAAAGTCATCGATGCTTATCCTAAACGTAAGATCTGTTTACAAACGATAAAAAAAATCAGAACAGAGCTTAAAGCGGGTAATTATGATGTCTGTTATGCGTTTAATTCTAAAACCATCCCTAATGCTGCGTTTGCTTGTATCGGGATAGACGTCAAGCTTGTTGTTTATCGCGGCACTACTGGTGGTCTTTATCGACATGACCCAAGTGCGTATCTCACGCAATTGCATCCACGAGTTGACGGTATCGTTTGTGTGTCCGACGCTGTAAGACAGGATGTGGTAAAGCGAGTATGGAAGAATAGAGATAATGTGGTGACAATCTATAAAGGTCACGAACTCGATTGGTATAAAGTCCCCGCAACGGATAGAGGCTCTTTGGGATTAAAAGAGACCGATGTTGTCGCGATAACGGCTGCGCATGTACGACCGAGTAAAGGTATTTCAATTCTTTTGCAGGCGAGCAAATATATAACAGCGCCTAATTTTCATCTAATCTTAGCGGGCAGCGGTTTTGAACCTCATTTTCAAGAAATGAAAGACAGCCCGATGAGTGACAGAATACATTACATTGGTCACCGAACCGATATACCTTCTTTGATGTGTATGGCTGATTTTCAGATACAGCCATCGGTAAGTGGAGAAGGCTTGCCAAGAACGATTATTGAAGCGATGGCTAATGGTACTACTTCTGTGGTTACGACAACGGGTGGTGGACCAGAGCTAGTTGTTGATGGAAGTACAGGTTATATCGTGCCAACCGCTGATGCCAAATTGCTTGGTGAAGCGATGAATATATTGGCCCAAGATAAGAATAAATGCCTGGAAATGGGAGAAGCGGCAAAGCAACGGTTGCAGAGTAACTTTACTTCTCAGGTAACGGTTAAGAAGCATTTGGATTTCTTCGAAATATTGTTGAACGAAAATAGCTAA
- a CDS encoding 3-deoxy-D-manno-octulosonic acid kinase yields MQVYKNKNETIWYDSDLLSVPAEMCTNAPYWYLQNRVVGSAQGRGTTWFVQLDDIQGALRHYRRGGLFGKIVKDQYLFKAWEQTRSYQEFTLLTKLRAAGVNVPRPIAAGAIKIGFLYRADLLSEKVPNACDLVDILQEKPLSKLVYQSIGREIRKMHDASVNHTDLNIHNILLDNEQKVWIIDFDKCYSQTGEEWKAANLERLKRSFLKEQGKRNIHWNEDEWEALVEGYEAVPEGRSA; encoded by the coding sequence GTGCAAGTTTACAAAAATAAGAATGAAACCATCTGGTACGACTCTGATCTGCTGTCGGTCCCTGCTGAAATGTGTACGAATGCACCTTACTGGTATTTGCAAAACAGAGTGGTAGGCTCTGCTCAAGGGCGGGGAACCACTTGGTTTGTACAACTGGATGACATTCAAGGTGCACTCAGACATTATCGTCGAGGAGGGTTATTTGGAAAGATAGTGAAAGATCAGTACCTATTCAAAGCGTGGGAACAGACAAGAAGTTATCAGGAATTTACGTTACTAACAAAGCTTCGTGCCGCGGGGGTGAATGTTCCAAGACCCATTGCGGCGGGAGCAATAAAAATAGGTTTTCTCTATCGAGCGGATTTATTAAGTGAAAAAGTACCAAACGCTTGTGATCTTGTTGATATCTTACAAGAAAAACCATTGAGTAAGCTCGTTTACCAAAGTATTGGACGAGAGATCCGAAAGATGCATGACGCCAGTGTGAACCATACGGACCTGAATATTCATAACATCTTGCTCGATAACGAGCAAAAGGTATGGATTATCGATTTTGATAAATGCTATTCGCAAACCGGTGAAGAGTGGAAAGCAGCTAATCTAGAAAGACTAAAGCGTTCATTTTTGAAAGAACAAGGTAAGCGGAATATTCATTGGAATGAGGATGAATGGGAAGCGTTGGTTGAAGGGTATGAGGCTGTGCCCGAAGGGCGTTCCGCATAA
- the rpmB gene encoding 50S ribosomal protein L28, which produces MSRVCQVTGKRPVAGNNRSHARNATKRRFLPNLQTHRFWVESEKRFVKLRLTAKGMRIIDKKGIDAVLVDVRASGEKV; this is translated from the coding sequence ATGTCCCGAGTATGCCAAGTAACTGGTAAGCGTCCAGTAGCGGGTAATAACCGTTCACACGCACGAAATGCTACTAAGCGTCGTTTTCTGCCGAACCTACAAACTCATCGTTTCTGGGTAGAGAGCGAAAAACGCTTTGTTAAACTACGTCTAACTGCTAAAGGTATGCGTATTATTGATAAGAAAGGCATTGATGCTGTTCTTGTTGATGTACGAGCTTCTGGCGAAAAAGTTTAA
- the mutM gene encoding bifunctional DNA-formamidopyrimidine glycosylase/DNA-(apurinic or apyrimidinic site) lyase — protein MPELPEVEVSRMGITPHLSGKTIKHITIRQPKLRWMIPEELSQLTGQVILGIQRRAKYLLLKTEKGSIIVHLGMSGSLRILNEGHEAGKHDHVDLLLTDGTLLRYNDPRRFGAWLWQDKEQEHELFKHLGPEPLEELFNADYIFEKARGKRVCMKQFIMDNKVVVGVGNIYANESLFLANIHPQTAAGKLKLNEWKALVEVIKQVLATAIKQGGTTLKDFNQADGKPGYFAQELRVYGKAGQPCPICGEDIQQLKIGQRNSYFCADCQPEK, from the coding sequence ATGCCTGAACTCCCAGAAGTAGAAGTTAGTCGAATGGGTATTACACCTCATTTGTCTGGTAAAACCATAAAACACATCACCATTCGTCAACCGAAACTTCGTTGGATGATTCCAGAAGAACTGAGCCAGCTTACTGGACAGGTCATTTTAGGAATTCAACGCAGAGCAAAATACCTTCTGTTAAAAACCGAAAAAGGCAGCATTATTGTTCATTTGGGGATGTCTGGATCTTTGCGCATATTGAATGAAGGGCATGAAGCAGGTAAGCACGATCATGTCGATCTACTGCTAACCGACGGAACATTACTCCGCTATAACGACCCGAGAAGGTTTGGTGCTTGGCTCTGGCAAGATAAAGAACAAGAGCATGAATTATTCAAGCACCTTGGTCCCGAACCTTTAGAAGAGCTCTTCAATGCCGATTATATATTCGAAAAAGCTCGAGGAAAGCGTGTTTGCATGAAGCAGTTTATTATGGATAACAAAGTGGTGGTTGGTGTTGGTAATATCTACGCAAATGAATCGTTATTTTTAGCCAACATTCATCCTCAAACTGCCGCCGGTAAATTAAAGTTGAATGAATGGAAAGCGTTAGTGGAAGTCATTAAGCAAGTACTTGCTACCGCGATTAAGCAAGGTGGTACAACACTTAAAGACTTTAATCAGGCGGATGGTAAACCTGGCTATTTTGCGCAGGAACTACGTGTCTATGGTAAGGCGGGTCAACCTTGTCCTATCTGCGGTGAAGATATCCAACAACTGAAAATAGGACAAAGAAATAGCTATTTTTGTGCAGACTGCCAACCAGAAAAATAG